The following proteins are encoded in a genomic region of Sphaeramia orbicularis chromosome 2, fSphaOr1.1, whole genome shotgun sequence:
- the LOC115436400 gene encoding uncharacterized protein LOC115436400, which produces MQWFFVQKPTAAAYRRLHASAAACLSAAAAPLPAPRGRRRHLKRSARGLFTPRRPGGSSSDRSSAAEDHRPLGQPEEETAEKSAAAVALFLPHGDDVDAEYLRLLVSGLVEEPGAKPGDEPGFLLLFLSMVQIGGAKHRRTEPNSWPALLACKQGGGSAPMRWVNFRLPHPERLSSPTSSSSTSSSTTSSSSSSPVSAKSMRFIWNNIFSKGSHMLQCLCGRSLKKNKNPTGEPELKVVQHDVFWFSLRGIVESMDHNATKGKPENGTYRVTGP; this is translated from the exons ATGCAATGGTTTTTTGTGCAGAAGCCGACAGCTGCCGCGTACCGCCGACTTCACGCTAGCGCCGCCGCATGCCTGTCCGCCGCTGCCGCTCCTCTCCCCGCGCCGCGCGGCAGACGACGCCATTTGAAGAGGAGCGCTCGGGGGCTTTTCACGCCGCGGCGGCCGGGCGGCAGCAGCAGCGACCGCTCCTCCGCCGCTGAGGACCACCGGCCGCTGGGGCAGCCGGAGGAGGAGACAGCGGAGAAAAGCGCCGCAGCGGTTGCTCTTTTCTTGCCGCACGGGGACGACGTCGACGCGGAATACCTGCGGCTGCTGGTCTCTGGGCTTGTGGAGGAACCGGGCGCGAAACCGGGCGACGAGCCGGGCTTCCTGCTCTTATTCTTGTCTATGGTGCAGATTGGGGGGGCAAAGCACCGCCGAACTGAGCCCAACAGCTGGCCGGCTCTGCTGGCATGCAAACAGGGGGGCGGATCAGCCCCCATGCGGTGGGTGAATTTTAGGCTGCCGCATCCGGAGCGCCTCTCGTcccccacctcctcttcctccacctcctcttctaccacctcctcctcctcctcctcccccgtcTCGGCCAAATCCATGCGGTTTATTTGGAACAACATTTTCAGCAAAGGATCGCATATGCTGCAGTGTCTTTGTGGCAGGAGCCTCAAGAAAAACAAGAACCCAACTGGTGA ACCAGAGCTGAAGGTAGTGCAG CATGACGTTTTCTGGTTTTCTCTACGTGGCATCGTGGAAAGCATGGACCACAACGCCACgaagggaaaaccagaaaacggGACCTACAGAGTAACTGGACCATAG